The Anticarsia gemmatalis isolate Benzon Research Colony breed Stoneville strain chromosome 18, ilAntGemm2 primary, whole genome shotgun sequence DNA window AACAAAATTTTAGGTTAGGCGTCGCATCACAGTGGtttccttttgtttttctttcgcGTATTATGTAGTGTTGGTAGAGAACCATGAGTTCACCCAGCAGAGACAACGAGGAGCCGTCGTCAAGCACGGCGCCGGCGGACGAGGGTCCCGGCGCCAGCAGCAGCGACGCGGCGGACGCCCGGCCGCCCGCCAAGCGCAGGTTCTCGTCCACCGTGATCGAGATCTCCGACACGGAAAGCGACGACTCCGACGTTTGTGCCGTCAACTCATACCAGGCCTCCGCGGACGAAGTCAAGCGGATACGAGGCGGTGAGTTTTGGCGCAGGAATAGTGCAGTGAGCTTTGCGCGGGAAACACAAATTTGAAGAAGCGTTTATTTATGTAGTGCTTATTTACATTTGTGCTGTCACGGTGTTttgtacacaatttatttttaataaagtgaCCTACAGATATTGATGCGTGTCATCACAGTCCTTGGCACAATTCCATATACCTAAATACAAGTCAAATTGAGCATGccttattaattatgtataggATTCTGATTTGATTAATTTCATACACTATTTTATTCTCGATATTATCTTTATGTTTTTCAAGTCATAAATAACTTAAGAATACTTGTATGTGCAGTAAACAATGTGAAAGTGGTGTCAACCCTGAATTAGAAACCCTACATGAATGGCAACATGTTCAACTTTGTAACCTGTGTTGTGTACATTCCAGCTGACTACTCATCATCATCAAGCTCCTCAGAGTACAGTTCAGACTCTGAGGAGTCGTGGGAGGATGACTCCATCCTGGTGGAGGACAACAAGGCTGACTTGAAGGTGGTGAAGGCACAGCTCAACCCTCGAGCCAACCGCATGGATGATCCACAGTTCAACCCTAATATTAAGGTAAACATGCAATGTACATAATAGCATTAAAGTGTGTCAGGTGGCACTAGGgtgacttttaaataaaacaatataatatggaACCAGTTAATCCCTATTAGGCAAGCTGCAAATCAATTGAAGCCactttttatcaatatttattaaggtataaataataatatgtgcaacTAACctcaatattttctatttcagtCACAAGAATTAATAGATAGGTTATCACTTCACTGGAATGAGCAGAAGGACTTCAAGAGTGGTGAGGTGACATTGACATGTGAACCATTCCGCCTGTGCCTGCTGCAGGACTTCCTCGCCAACCCGGAGATGATCAACAACATAGTGGACGACATGAACACCTTGGACTGGTCACGCAAGAAGATGGACCTGTATGAGTTCCATCAGACGGCAGATCTAGCCAGCCTCACGTGGCAGAGGAGTATTAGAGGAATATATGAGCTGCTCAAAACTGAAGTTATGAGTTGGGTTAGTAACAGCACCTGAACCTCATATATGTGTGATGCTGATTATAATccaattgtatattataaacataagcATAATAATTTATGCATTAAGATTTGAAGCTCAcaagaaagaaaaaagataatttcaatatttcttAAGAGATTACTGGTAGTTAACTATTTATTTGACACTTTAAAACTGAATGTAACATGTGTGCATGCAGGTGTCGCAAGTGACGGGTCTGACGCTGCGGTCGGTGTCCGCGTCGTGCTCGCTGTACGGGCCGGGCGACCACCTGCTGGTGCACGACGACCTGCTCGCCGACCGCCGCGTCGCCTTCATCCTGTACCTGGCGCCGTGGCggcccgcgccccccgcgcctcCCGCCGCGCAAGAGAACGGCGCCGGAGACCACCATGAAGAAAACGATAAGGCAATTGACATGACATTTtacattatgaataaataattgactATATTTGATTTGGAGTTTGTAGCGATTTGCTACAATATATTTTGAGTCTAGTGTTAAAATATTAGTCTATGAAAATGTGACCAATGGGCTTGTTGATGAGTATTATTGTTGTGTGCAGGCGGGAGAGTCGTGGGGCGGGTGGGGGCGGCACATGGGCGGCGCGCTGCAGCAGCTGGCCCGCGACGAGGCCGGCCGACCCACCGAGGTGGTCCGCTCCGTCTACCCAAGGAACAACATGCTCGCCTTCTTCAAAGTCGGCGCCGACTCCTTCCACCAGGTAACTATTGTCTATTCAATCAAGTATTTCCTTTAAATGTTCATTTACaacattaacaatatatttataaagtaaactttaacCAAACCTTAGCAATAAgtgttaaataacttaaaactcAGTAAAATGTATGTGTGTAGGTGGAGGAGGTGTTGTCGCTGGAGTTACcgcggctgtccatcaacggCTGGTTCCACGGACCCGCGCCGCCCGACGCCGAGCCCGAGCCAGAACCCGAGCCGCCCCAGCCTCCCACACAGCATAGACCTCACAACGACATCGTTAGTATATActtattttctgtaaaatgtttaatataaccTATTAATTCAAACTATGTAAAGCTATACTGTCTAGTTACAAATATATGATTTTGAAATTGAGACTGTTGCAACATTGTAATGATGTACGTCGTGGTCGATGGCAGGTGGTGCTCAGTCAGTGGTTCGAGGCGACGTACATGTCCCCGCGCAGTCGCATGCAGATCCAGGCGCAGATGGAGCGCGAGAGCGAGGTGTGCCTGCGCGACCTGCTGCCGCCCGCCAAGCTCGAGGAGGTGATGGAGGCGCTGCGGGACCCCGGCGTGCCGTGGGCGCGCGCCGGGCCCGCCAACCAGCGCCACTACGAGGTGCTGCCCGAGGACTGGGCGCGCGCGCAGCCCCCGGAGCACCCGCTGCGGGCGCTGCTGGCGCTGTTCGGCAGCGCGGCGCTGCTGCGCGCGCTCGGCGACTGCACGGACCTGGCGCTGGCCACGTACGAGCGCCTGGAGCTGCAGCGCTGGGCGCCCGGCGCCTACACGCTGCTGCCGCCGCGCGAGCTGTACGCGGCCGCGCGCCTGGAGGCGGCGCTGTGGCTGGGCGCGGGCGGCCGCGCGGCGCCGGGCGGCACCACGTACGTGGCGCCCGACGAGGCCGAGGCCGACGCGCTCGTGAGCGTGGCGCCGGCGCACAACGCGCTCAGCCTCGTGTACTGCGACGCGGGCGCCGCCGCCTTCACCAAGTACGTGTCGCGCCtggcgcgccgcccgccgcgcccctACTACCTGCTCACGTGCACCTACCGCGAGTGACGCCGGCGCCGCCCCGCCCCGCCCCGCGTCCCGCCCTAGCCCCGCTCcggctgcggcggcggcgcggcgacCTATTGTCCCGCGCTGCTATAGCGCCGCTCGACGGTCGGCGAGTCCGACGCACGcgagatatatttttgtatcgtcGACGCAGAGGTCCGAGCTCCGCTCCGAGCgctagataaataataaataatataaatagagtATGAATTGACTGTGTGCGTGTATAGAATGTGT harbors:
- the sud1 gene encoding prolyl 3-hydroxylase sud1, with amino-acid sequence MSSPSRDNEEPSSSTAPADEGPGASSSDAADARPPAKRRFSSTVIEISDTESDDSDVCAVNSYQASADEVKRIRGADYSSSSSSSEYSSDSEESWEDDSILVEDNKADLKVVKAQLNPRANRMDDPQFNPNIKSQELIDRLSLHWNEQKDFKSGEVTLTCEPFRLCLLQDFLANPEMINNIVDDMNTLDWSRKKMDLYEFHQTADLASLTWQRSIRGIYELLKTEVMSWVSQVTGLTLRSVSASCSLYGPGDHLLVHDDLLADRRVAFILYLAPWRPAPPAPPAAQENGAGDHHEENDKAGESWGGWGRHMGGALQQLARDEAGRPTEVVRSVYPRNNMLAFFKVGADSFHQVEEVLSLELPRLSINGWFHGPAPPDAEPEPEPEPPQPPTQHRPHNDIVVLSQWFEATYMSPRSRMQIQAQMERESEVCLRDLLPPAKLEEVMEALRDPGVPWARAGPANQRHYEVLPEDWARAQPPEHPLRALLALFGSAALLRALGDCTDLALATYERLELQRWAPGAYTLLPPRELYAAARLEAALWLGAGGRAAPGGTTYVAPDEAEADALVSVAPAHNALSLVYCDAGAAAFTKYVSRLARRPPRPYYLLTCTYRE